From Microbacterium sp. YJN-G, a single genomic window includes:
- the trxA gene encoding thioredoxin — MTAKATTEATWEQDVLQADGPVLVDFWAAWCGPCRMVAPVLDEIQSEHPDKITILKLNVDENPNLAMKYQITSIPAMKVFQGGEVKTTIIGAKPKFALEQDLAAFIG; from the coding sequence ATGACTGCCAAGGCAACCACCGAGGCGACCTGGGAGCAGGACGTGCTCCAGGCCGACGGCCCCGTCCTCGTCGACTTCTGGGCCGCGTGGTGCGGACCGTGTCGCATGGTCGCGCCGGTTCTCGATGAGATCCAGTCCGAGCACCCCGACAAGATCACGATCCTCAAGCTGAACGTCGACGAGAACCCCAACCTCGCGATGAAGTACCAGATCACCTCGATCCCCGCGATGAAGGTGTTCCAGGGCGGCGAGGTCAAGACGACGATCATCGGTGCAAAGCCGAAGTTCGCTCTCGAGCAGGATCTCGCCGCGTTCATCGGCTGA
- a CDS encoding tryptophan synthase subunit alpha has product MTESVPRRASLEVLRAEAADELAVLVQERLHAGEDPWDFMEELPSVDELVVYLLRAENILANDSVRPNAARHYRVLRQIAIEYPELTTTVWGMLGEKRHRRWDPTIADAS; this is encoded by the coding sequence ATGACCGAATCCGTTCCGCGCCGAGCCAGCCTGGAGGTGCTGCGCGCCGAAGCCGCCGATGAACTGGCGGTGCTGGTGCAGGAACGGCTGCACGCCGGCGAGGACCCGTGGGACTTCATGGAGGAGCTGCCGAGCGTCGACGAGCTGGTGGTGTACCTGCTTCGGGCCGAGAACATCCTCGCGAACGACAGTGTTCGGCCGAACGCGGCACGGCACTATCGCGTGCTGCGTCAGATCGCGATCGAGTACCCGGAACTCACGACGACCGTGTGGGGGATGCTGGGGGAGAAGCGGCATCGCAGGTGGGATCCCACCATCGCTGACGCGTCCTGA
- a CDS encoding ParB/RepB/Spo0J family partition protein encodes MAKRTGLGRGIGALIPTTDQSERPVDVFFPGATKVKTTDVTPAAPETGDAQDAVELTEVPGIHLIQLDPKQIVPNPRQPRTHFDEDHLAELVHSVREFGVLQPVVVRKNADGDYELIMGERRTRAAREAGLTEIPAIVRDTADEDLLRDALLENLHRSELNPLEEASAYQQLLEDFGITQEELATRIGRSRPQISNTIRLLRLPVPVQQRVAAGVLTAGHARAILSVEDAERMQQLADKVVNEDLSVRATEAAAKMMPVTSGKTAKPQPGARRAYLDEVSGKLGDRLNTRVQISLGARKGQVKIEFASIQDLNRILAELGEEAYGSR; translated from the coding sequence TGGAATCGGCGCACTCATCCCGACGACGGATCAGTCGGAGCGTCCGGTCGACGTGTTCTTCCCCGGAGCCACGAAGGTCAAGACGACCGATGTGACCCCCGCCGCCCCCGAGACGGGTGACGCGCAGGATGCTGTGGAGCTCACCGAAGTGCCCGGCATCCACCTCATTCAGCTCGACCCGAAACAGATCGTCCCGAATCCCCGTCAGCCGCGCACCCACTTCGACGAGGATCACCTCGCCGAACTCGTGCACAGCGTCCGTGAGTTCGGCGTGCTGCAGCCCGTCGTCGTCCGCAAGAACGCCGACGGCGACTACGAGCTCATCATGGGGGAGCGGCGTACCCGGGCGGCACGTGAGGCCGGTCTCACAGAGATCCCGGCGATTGTCCGCGACACGGCTGATGAGGACTTGCTGCGCGACGCGCTTCTGGAGAACCTGCACCGTTCCGAGCTGAATCCGCTCGAAGAGGCATCGGCCTACCAGCAGCTGCTCGAGGACTTCGGCATCACGCAGGAGGAACTCGCCACACGGATCGGTCGCTCGCGTCCGCAGATCAGCAACACGATCCGCCTTCTGCGGCTGCCGGTTCCCGTGCAGCAGCGCGTCGCGGCAGGTGTCCTCACCGCCGGTCACGCCCGTGCGATCCTCTCGGTCGAGGACGCGGAGCGGATGCAGCAGCTCGCCGACAAGGTCGTGAATGAGGACCTCTCGGTGCGAGCCACTGAGGCCGCCGCGAAGATGATGCCGGTCACCTCCGGTAAGACTGCGAAGCCGCAGCCCGGTGCTCGTCGCGCCTACCTCGACGAGGTTTCGGGCAAGCTCGGTGACCGGCTCAACACGCGCGTGCAGATCTCACTCGGTGCTCGAAAAGGCCAGGTCAAGATCGAGTTCGCCTCGATCCAAGATCTCAACCGGATTCTTGCCGAACTCGGTGAGGAAGCCTACGGATCGCGCTGA